From Calliphora vicina chromosome X, idCalVici1.1, whole genome shotgun sequence, the proteins below share one genomic window:
- the LOC135962859 gene encoding uncharacterized protein LOC135962859 — protein MSVSELDRFIRASDALISFQAYFNDIKEDVHTVFTLELHSDELKTLMDTVKLTYQKCLDFLSTSDTAEPDDIDVTSAKYQSTYTAFVNCLSKIRERLHNYEETQKTSDSPVVNSNSESHHNLVVPPCDVETFDGEYLSWPSFRDLFTALYVNNSRLSNIERMCHLIRKTSGDAKDIVSKYPLSNLGFDMAWSNLRAAYENPRMLVNNQLKILFNLPILDKETSVGLKTIQRGINSCLSALSIYKVSTENWDPMIVFMCIQRLPDCTVTLWEQSIKDKFVLSVWKDLDAFLTERIQTLECLRDIREVPQTKKSVVQKVNTHHATSSSSHSCSLCKNQSHFLRDCKRFKKLSVMDRFSTVKKNNWCINCLSRTHQVKECKSIHSCSICKKRHHTLLHRNEPSKDSSGSSRPSSSSVGTSAISQPTHSRPIESSQTASTSGFSSSAPLNRQAFHISRNQTVLLGTAMVNIHHQGMTYPARALIDPASETSFISERVQNRLKISAHSTNAKISGINQAISVTARKSCSIYIGTPLDSSIILNTIALVLPTISGNLPSFIISNDLRKDLPNIRLADSQFFDCRPVDLLLGADLFPQIIMGSVRNVLGTLLAQETIFGWIITGPVPQSSVQVYNTRVDFSEEDNLNRILLRFWELEEPPKRKIMSAHDLMCEENYRKTTRRDSDGRYVVKLPFKPEFPDTLFLGHSKQNVRAQFLRTESSLLRNPLIKNMYDDVVREYLTLDHMRPVREESISSCYLPHHPVIKLDRKTTKLRVVFNASNKTSNGHSLNDCLFVGPTLQADLVLLILRWRFFRFVFNCDITQMYRQIRLDRSHTPFQRILFRDTPTEEIKEYELQTVTFGVNCAPYLAIRTLLQLADDVECKHPLAAEILRKCMYVDDVLNGTHDIPTALIARDQLIAALSSAGFELRKWTSNEKAILAGFPVEHLVDAKLLKFVESSSSKTLGLQWNAHLDSFYFNVDRISMRSSHTKREVLSIIARLFDPVGWLGPVIIVAKMVMQRVWQDQVEWDESLKPATEAEWQKFASSYHEVNQIQIPRWVHYVPNSKIELHVFSDASEKAYAAVIYARIETPDGEIFTHLLTSKTKVAPIKSISLPRLELCGAVLAVDLLKSLLYEIDIPLCQIYCWTDSTIVLAWLKKDPCSWATFVANRVCKIQEIVGRHNWHHVKSEENPADLGSRGISPSDLSHCELWWHGPYWLREKSTTWNFGYLSLLDTDLEARAVKSHASFFNNYEDILERFSSLDRAIRVLAYVFRFFYKTHSAHRNRNSYESTTVTNIEVKQVKLRLAILAQKVNFAEEYKCLLEKRPLSSKSSLLTLNPFLDNEGVMRLNGRLAKSPSLVYTERHPILLPYSCRFTLLLTEFVHMISIHGGNQLMLRILRIEYWVPRLRTLVRAVVNRCKRCILDRKRTCTQIMAALPPERTQISRPFTTTGVDFAGPFDMKNLSGRSGQILKAYVCIFVCFSTKAIHLEVSSDLSTDKFLAAFNRFISRRGCPTTMFSDNGTNFVGASREIERDFKTFLLESRARMCSTFGINGLSWRFIPAGAPHMGGLWEAGVRSFKLHFRKEAQSVKYTFEELSTVLARIEACLNSRPLCPMSDNPNEPVALTPGHFLIGSPILAPPEPSIYESPLSLVNRYRKVKALTHHFCRRWKEEYLTNLHKRYKWKWPEREIAKGDLVVIRNEQLSPTSWKLGRVVKTYPGSDSHVRVADIRTENGVVKRPITKLVVLAS, from the coding sequence atgtcCGTATCAGAACTTGACAGATTTATTAGAGCTTCTGATGCTCTTATAAGCTTTCAGGCTTATTTCAATGACATAAAAGAAGACGTTCATACGGTTTTCACATTGGAGCTTCATAGTGatgaattaaaaactttaatggACACAGTTAAGTTGACTTATCAAAAATGTTTAGACTTTTTGTCTACTTCGGACACAGCAGAGCCCGATGATATTGACGTTACTTCAGCCAAGTACCAGTCGACTTACACTGCGTTTGTGAATTGTTTATCGAAAATTAGGGAACGTTTACATAACTATGAAGAGACTCAAAAGACTAGTGACTCACCGGTAGTGAATTCTAATTCTGAATCACATCACAATTTGGTAGTACCGCCCTGTGATGTTGAGACCTTTGATGGTGAATACCTGTCTTGGCCCTCGTTTAGGGATTTGTTTACCgctttatatgtaaataattcaCGTCTTAGCAACATTGAACGGATGTGCCATCTTATACGAAAGACTAGTGGCGATGCAAAGGACATAGTTTCTAAATATCCGCTCTCTAATCTAGGCTTTGATATGGCATGGAGCAACCTTAGGGCTGCTTATGAAAATCCTCGTATGTTGGTTAACAACCAACTAAAGATACTTTTCAATCTCCCTATTTTAGATAAGGAAACTTCTGTAGGTCTCAAGACGATACAAAGGGGTATAAACAGTTGTCTTTCGGCATTATCGATTTATAAAGTGTCAACGGAAAATTGGGATCCGATGATCGTTTTCATGTGTATTCAACGACTTCCCGATTGCACTGTTACCTTATGGGAACAGAGCATAAAAGACAAATTCGTATTGTCTGTTTGGAAAGATCTGGATGCATTTCTGACGGAAAGAATTCAGACTTTAGAGTGTCTACGCGACATTAGGGAAGTACCACAAACGAAAAAATCAGTTGTTCAAAAGGTGAATACGCATCATGCTACTTCATCTTCTTCGCATTCTTGTAGTCTTTGCAAGAATCAAAGCCATTTTCTGCGTGAttgtaaaagatttaaaaagcTTTCGGTAATGGACAGATTTTCGAcagtaaagaaaaataattggtGTATTAATTGTTTATCACGAACACATCAAGTGAAAGAGTGTAAAAGTATTCATAGTTGTTCTATTTGCAAGAAGAGGCACCACACTTTATTACATAGAAATGAGCCTTCAAAAGATTCAAGTGGAAGTTCTAGACCTTCTTCTTCGAGCGTAGGTACTAGTGCTATATCACAACCTACTCACTCTAGACCTATAGAATCTTCCCAAACAGCTAGTACTAGCGGTTTTAGCTCTTCTGCACCTCTTAATCGACAGGCGTTTCACATCTCACGAAACCAGACAGTATTGTTAGGAACTGCGATGGTGAATATTCATCATCAGGGTATGACATACCCAGCTCGTGCTCTTATTGACCCTGCTTCGGAAACTTCGTTTATCTCCGAACGGGTACAGAATCGTTTGAAAATTTCTGCGCATTCGACGAATGCCAAAATTTCTGGTATCAACCAAGCGATTTCTGTAACAGCAAGGAAATCGTGTTCCATTTATATTGGCACGCCCTTGGAttcttcaattattttgaatacCATAGCCCTTGTTCTACCAACCATATCTGGTAATTTACCATCTTTCATTATATCAAATGATCTTCGCAAAGATTTGCCTAATATACGTTTGGCAGATTCTCAATTCTTCGATTGCAGACCAGTTGATCTACTTTTAGGAGCGGATCTATTTCCGCAAATTATAATGGGTTCAGTTAGAAACGTTTTAGGGACATTATTGGCTCAGGAAACGATTTTCGGCTGGATTATCACCGGTCCGGTTCCACAGTCTTCGGTTCAGGTATACAACACTAGAGTTGACTTTTCTGAAGAGGATAACTTAAACCGTATTTTACTTAGGTTTTGGGAATTAGAGGAACCGCcaaaacgaaaaattatgtCCGCACATGATCTTATGTGTGAGGAAAATTATAGGAAAACTACTCGTCGAGATTCTGATGGTCGATATGTGGTAAAATTACCTTTTAAACCGGAATTTCCTGACACGCTTTTTCTAGGCCATTCTAAACAGAATGTTAGGGCTCAGTTTTTAAGGACTGAATCTTCGCTCTTGCGGAACCCTCTTATCAAGAATATGTATGATGACGTTGTTAGGGAATATTTGACTCTAGACCATATGCGACCGGTTAGAGAAGAATCGATTTCTTCTTGCTATCTACCTCATCACCCAGTGATAAAATTAGATAGAAAGACAACTAAATTGCGAGTAGTTTTTAATGCGTCCAATAAAACGTCTAATGGCCACAGTCTAAATGATTGTTTGTTTGTGGGACCCACATTGCAGGCAGATCTAGTTCTCCTGATTTTACGTTGGCGTTTCTTTAGGTTTGTGTTTAATTGTGATATAACACAGATGTATAGGCAGATAAGACTTGATAGGTCTCATACTCCATTTCAGCGAATTTTGTTTCGTGATACTCCGACGGAGGAAATAAAAGAGTATGAGTTACAGACTGTAACTTTCGGTGTCAATTGCGCACCATATCTTGCCATTCGTACTTTGTTACAATTGGCTGATGATGTAGAATGTAAACACCCATTAGCGGCGGAAATTCTAAGGAAATGTATGTATGTCGACGACGTACTAAATGGAACTCATGATATCCCAACCGCTTTGATCGCTCGCGATCAACTTATAGCGGCTTTGTCTTCAGCGGGTTTTGAACTCAGGAAATGGACTTCCAATGAGAAGGCTATCTTAGCCGGGTTTCCTGTGGAACATTTAGTAGAtgccaaacttttaaaatttgtagagtCAAGTAGCTCTAAAACTCTTGGCTTACAGTGGAATGCACACTTGGACTCCTTCTATTTCAATGTGGACCGTATTTCGATGCGATCAAGTCACACGAAGAGGGAAGTGTTGTCTATTATTGCGAGGTTATTTGACCCTGTTGGTTGGTTAGGACCAGTCATTATTGTCGCTAAGATGGTAATGCAGAGGGTTTGGCAAGATCAAGTAGAGTGGGACGAATCTCTCAAACCTGCTACAGAAGCCGAATGGCAAAAATTTGCTTCTTCATATCATGAAGTGAACCAAATTCAAATTCCTAGATGGGTTCATTATGTACCTAATTCTAAAATAGAGCTTCACGTCTTTTCTGACGCATCGGAAAAGGCATATGCAGCGGTAATTTACGCGCGAATTGAAACACCTGATGGCGAAATTTTTACTCATTTGCTGACAAGTAAAACAAAAGTTGCTCCCATAAAGTCGATTTCACTACCACGTCTTGAACTTTGTGGTGCAGTTCTTGCGGTGGATCTTTTGAAATCATTATTATATGAAATTGATATCCCGTTATGCCAAATTTATTGTTGGACCGATTCTACAATCGTCCTAGCTTGGTTGAAAAAAGACCCTTGCTCATGGGCAACCTTTGTCGCCAACCGAGTATGTAAAATACAGGAAATTGTCGGAAGACATAATTGGCACCATGTCAAATCAGAAGAGAACCCAGCAGACTTGGGAAGTCGAGGCATCTCGCCCTCTGATTTGTCACATTGCGAGCTTTGGTGGCATGGCCCATATTGGCTTCGGGAGAAAAGCACTACCTGGAATTTTGGTTATTTGTCTTTATTGGATACGGATTTGGAAGCTCGTGCAGTAAAATCGCATGCttcattttttaacaattatgaAGATATTTTAGAGAGATTTTCTTCACTTGATAGAGCAATTAGAGTGTTAGCAtatgtttttagatttttctataaaacccATTCTGCTCATAGAAATAGAAACTCTTATGAATCTACCACGGTTACGAATATTGAAGTGAAACAAGTGAAATTACGATTGGCCATTCTTGCCCAAAAAGTCAATTTCGCCGAAGAGTACAAATGTCTTTTGGAAAAAAGACCCCTATCTTCAAAAAGTTCACTTTTAACGTTGAATCCATTTCTGGATAATGAAGGTGTCATGAGACTCAACGGTCGCTTGGCTAAATCACCTTCATTAGTTTACACCGAACGGCATCCCATATTGTTGCCATATTCTTGTCGCTTTACACTTCTTTTGACTGAATTTGTACACATGATTTCTATCCATGGTGGAAATCAATTAATGCTCAGGATATTGAGGATCGAGTATTGGGTACCTCGTTTGAGAACACTTGTTCGAGCGGTTGTTAACCGCTGCAAACGTTGTATCCTCGATCGTAAACGTACATGTACGCAAATAATGGCTGCGTTACCTCCTGAACGAACTCAGATAAGCCGACCATTTACGACAACTGGAGTTGACTTCGCAGGGCCCTTTgacatgaaaaatttaagtGGTAGGTCAGGTCAAATTTTGAAAGCCTACgtctgtatttttgtttgtttttcaacaaaagcCATTCATTTGGAAGTAAGTTCAGATTTATCAACGGATAAATTCTTAGCCGCTTTTAATCGATTTATATCGAGGCGAGGTTGTCCAACTACCATGTTTTCCGATAACGGTACAAACTTTGTTGGAGCCTCTCGTGAGATAGAAAgggattttaaaacatttttattagaaaGTCGCGCTCGGATGTGTTCCACTTTTGGTATTAATGGACTGTCATGGCGATTTATTCCAGCCGGCGCTCCTCACATGGGAGGCTTATGGGAAGCTGGAGTTCGAAGTTTTAAACTTCATTTTCGAAAAGAAGCCCAGTCTGTAAAATACACATTTGAGGAATTATCGACGGTCCTCGCGAGAATTGAAGCTTGTCTTAATTCGAGGCCGCTTTGCCCCATGAGCGACAATCCTAATGAGCCAGTAGCTCTTACTCCGGGCCATTTTTTGATTGGCTCGCCCATCTTAGCTCCCCCGGAACCTTCTATATACGAATCCCCTCTAAGTTTGGTAAATCGATATCGAAAAGTAAAAGCGCTAACCCATCACTTCTGTCGACGATGGAAGGAAGAATATTTAACGAACTTACATAAAAGATATAAATGGAAATGGCCGGAACGAGAGATCGCTAAAGGTGATTTAGTAGTCATTAGAAACGAACAATTGTCACCGACTTCTTGGAAATTAGGACGAGTCGTTAAAACTTATCCGGGAAGTGATAGTCACGTACGCGTCGCGGACATACGTACTGAAAATGGTGTGGTAAAGCGACCAATTACTAAGCTGGTCGTTCTGGCCAGTTAa